The DNA window AGCATAAATAGGTTATGCCTGTGTTAATGCAAGCACAATAAAAAACGGAGTATATATGTGTTACTTTTATTCATTCTGGGAGGGCGATAATGACTATTTGGCTTAATGCTGGCATTATTTTCACCTTACTTGCGATTGTTGCTATTTTAGTTAAATGGGGCAACGTACGCGTAGTAGGCGTCACACCAGTGAGAACATTCACCTTTATAGCAATCCTGTTTACCTCAGGCCTAGACGTTGGCCTTATTATGTTTCCTTTAACCGAATTTGCCGGTTATGCAGACATAAAAGCAAGCCCAGAATATGCATTTGCCAATCCTCTCTCTATTGAGTTTGGTTATTGGGGATTTTTAATTTGGGGATTTTATTTTCTTACGTGCTTTTATTTCTGTGTAATAGAACCCAAAGTGAAGTTTTTTGAAATTCCATGGGTTAAATTTTTAAACAACGTGGTCATTATTGGTACCTGTGCGTTTACTGCTTACTTACTACTGAGCAACCTACCGTGGTATTTACCTGAGCTTGGGGATGGCTCAAGTGTTATTCCAACGTTTTACTTAATCGTGCTTGCCGCTATTTGTTTTGCGGTGTATTCAAGCACCGATATTAAATACGTACGCTTTTTAAGCATTGCCACTACTTGGCTGTTTATAGCCCTAATTGGCTTTATGTGGGCTGATGCCTTCTTATTTGGCGACAGTGAACTCTCTGCATTTACCAAGAACATCGGATTAATTGGTAATTACTTTGCCAACATCAATGAGTTTGTATTACCACTGAATGATTACCATGAGTTTTACCTATTTTGGTGGTTTGCGTGGAGCATCATGATTGGTCAATTTACATCACGCTTTGTGGGTGGTTTAAAAACATACCAAGTACTGGGCGCTATGTTAATTTTCCCGTCAATTCCAATCGCTATCTGGTTTAGTGTGTTATATCACTACCACGAAGCGGGTATTCCAACCGCAGGTATTAAAAACTTTGCCATGGTGTTTGTAGGTATCGTGTTTGTTATTAACTCGCTTGATTCACTGATCCGCTTATACACAGATAATTTAAATTTAACAGTAAAACGCTTAGGTAAATTTAAATATATTGCCATGAATGTTATCGCTCTATCGTTACTAACATTGCTATTTAAACTTGAGTTTTTGCAAATTCAATGGGTTGGTGCTTTAGTTATAGGGTTATTCTTTATTTGCATTGGTTTTATTGCCTACAGCAAACTTAAAACGGTCAGCAATATCGAAGGATCGCCTAAAGCGAATAAAATTGATTACACAAAAATAGAAACCATCAGCTAGGAAATCACATGAACAATAAATTAAAACACCTTTTTATCGCTTTACCATTAACTGTTTTATCAACAACGGCAGCAGCTAATTGGTCAACAACTATTACCGCTGCATCTGATTACACCTTTAATGGTGTTACTCAAACAGATAACGATCCTGCGCTACAAGCAAGCCTTGACTACGCTTATGATAACGGTGTTTATGCCGGTGTATGGGCATCAAACGTAGATTTTGGTGATGACACCGACTTCGAACTAGATGCTTATGTAGGCCGATACATTCAGTTAAACCAACAAGTAAGCCTTGACTACGGTATTGCTTATTACACCTATCAAGGTAATAACAGTGATGGTAACTACGCAGAAGCGTATACTAAATTTGGTTACGCCGGTGACTACGGCCAAACAGAGCTTAATTTTTGGTACAGCTGGGATTACTTTGGCTACGATACTGGCCATGTGATCTCGATGATTGCGCACACTTACGAGCTTGCGCCAAATCATGCAATTCGTGCCAGCTTTGATATTTCAAACTCACTCGATGGCAATAAATTTCAGTGGGATGAAGCTAAGGGCGATAAATCGTATCATCATTACCGCTTAGCTTACCAAACAAGCTATGAAGGATTTGGTATTGAAGTAGCAGCTGAGAATACTAGCTTGGATTACGATTACGCCGATGAGCGAATTGTACTTGCTATATCACGTACTTTTGACTTGTAATAACTAGGTTTACCATTTAGTAAAACAAAAAACACGCTACCCAGTAGCGTGTTTTTTATTGCCTAGCAAAACCTTGCTTTTATAGTATTTATAGCGTTATAACTGCCACGCATAACTGACTTTAGTAAAGAAAGTACGTTGGTCACGCTCAATGCTTTTTAACGAGTCATCCTGATAGCCTTTATCTGAATAACCTAAATAAAATAGCGTTTGTGCGTTAATTTTGTATGAGTAAACCAGCTGACTACCATAATCTTTGTTGATTTCGCTAACCTGATAAAAGTAAGCATCTTCATTTCTGTCTATATCTTCAAACTGTAAAATCAGCTTAAGCATAGCGCGCATACTAAACTTATAATAAAGCCTAAAATCAACAAGGTTTGCGGTAAAAACTCGTCGCCCTTGGTAATCATCTAAATGACTATAGTTGTGTCTAACATCCACCTGCCAATGATTATTAATATCCCAAACAGCCTGCGATTGTGTAGTTAAAACATCACCTAGCTGCTCATTAGTGTAATCTATACGGCTTGCGTATTCAGCGTATAACGATAATCTTAGATCTTTAGTCGGCCTAAAAGCCGTATATAAATAACCAATATTTTGGTTATAAAAATTGCCATTGTAGTTTTCATAGCGATTTAACAAACCAAGCTCAAATACAGACTGCTTTTGACCTTGAAAGGTCATGTAACCTTCATATTCTTCTTCAAGCAAGTCGCCATTTTGAGCCCACGTTTTATCCCAATCGGCGGTGTATGACCAAGTTGTTAGCATGTCATGTTCATCACCATACCAAGTTTGTCCACCACCAAAGCCTACTTTTTCATAGTCTACTTTTTCTTGATAACCTAAATCGGTGCGGTAATCCTCACCAATATTGTCATAGGTAGCGTAAAGCTTATAATCGCGCTTATCGCGAGTAAGCTTTAATGCATAGGCCATATCAGACTGAGACTCTGCCAAATTGTAGTTATCTACTAAAAATTTAGAGTTGTTGGTGTCAGCATTGGCTACTTGATAATTAAGTGTATCTGACTGATTAAACCAATAGCTGCCATCAACCGATAACACTGTATTGTGGTAGTCGCTACTTTCGCGATGTGTTGAAGTAACACCAATAGTGCCTTGTTGGCCAATATCATATTGGTATCGAGCCACTGCCGCCTTGGTTTTATCATTTAGGCTAGCAAAACCAGACCCTTGGTTACTAGGCAGTAAAACATTACTGTTGTCGTCATCAGCAAACATAACCGCATAGCTATGGCTGTCGGTTTTACCGGTGAGCTTGGCGCCAATATTAGGCTCAGCTATGGTGCGGGTATAGAGCAGCTCAAATAAATTACTTTTAAAGTAAGACGCGCCATCCAAGAAAAACGGGCGTTTTTCAGCGTAATAAATAGAATATGTGGTGTTTACATCCAGTTCTAACGAATCGGTTTCTACCTGAGAAAAGTCAGGGTTTATGGTTGCATTAATTACTGCATCTTTAGTAATACCCCAACGAAGATCAAGCCCTATTTCAGTGTCAACATCGCCGTTATCCCACGCACCAGGCACCTGTGTTTTTTGATCGTTTCTTAATGCGGTTAATGTTGGCGTTAGTTGCAGGTTTTTACTCGGTGCTAAATTATTAAATCCGGTTATTTTGTCAAACTGACACAAACTACATTTAATATCACGGTCAAAGCCTGTACTTGATAATTGATACAACACATCACGCTGATAGTTTCGCATCATCGAAAAGCCCCAAGTAGAGTCGGCTTGGTTTTGTGCAAAGCGCAGAGCTTTAAACGGGATACGCATTTCAACCACGTAACCTTGCTCGTTTATGGTACCGGCACTATCCCAAATAGCATCCCACGATAAATCAGATACCCACTCATCGGTATCTGTCATGCGAATGTCGCCTTGAGCACCCAGTGGGTTTACATAAAACTCATAGCCGGTACGCTCATCGTTAAAGGTATCAATCACCAAGCCGACGTTGTCATCTTGCCAAAGCGTGTCTCTGTCACGAAGCGCAGCGCGAATTTTACTCGGCTCGGGGTCATAAGCGACAAAAGCTACATACAAATTATGACCATCATCATAAATATACGCATCGGTTTTTACCGGTGGTGTGCCCTTTTCATTCGGCTCATCTTGATAATTTACCGCAACACGGGTTGCTTGTTGCCAATGCGGCTCATTAAGCACGCCATCCACATCAATGTTTTTATTAATGTGTGCGAGTTGATAATTAAGCTTATCGGCAAGTGCATTAGGGCTAAGAGTTAAAACAAGGCTGAAGCTGAACAACAACAGCCATTTTATTATTTTTGTAGGTATAAAGTACTGCATAAACATCCATTTAAGTTGATTTACTTGTTAAAAGTAAACTTTGTTCAGGAGTGTAAATTATACAGGTACATTTGTTAATACTTACAGGCTAATATTTGCAATAAAATTAACAAAAAACTAATAATAAGCGTTGGGAGGTGGTTATGTGTCGAGAAGTTTTAATTTATTAGCCACACCATTCCAGCTATCGGCATCTTCGGGAGCGGGTTTAACTTGCGTTATGCGTGGCCATATTTCTGCTAATTCGGCATTAAGTTGGGTGAATTCTTTTTGTGATTCAGGTAATTCATCTTCTTGATAAATAGCATCAGCAGCACACTCAGGCACGCATAAACCACAGTCAATACAGTCTATTGGGCTAATAGCCAAAAAATTAGGACCTTCAAAAAATGCATCTGCTGGGCACACCGATACGCAATCAGTGTACTTACATTTTATACAGTTTTCGGTGACTACAAACGCCATAATGGTTTAATACCTAATGTTTAACTTTACCAGCTGCGGATCATACCCAACCCTTACCAAAACACAATAAATAAGTGCCAAAAGCGGGCAATTTAACGTAATATATCGCGCTTATAAATTAGCGCTTTGTGCACTCCCCTTATTGTGAGCGGTATTTACTTTCCGCTATGACACCAAAAGAGATATTAATGATACGTTTAACCGAAATAAAGCTGCCACTTGACCATGACGAAAATGCTATTGGCCAAGCCATCATCAATAAATTAAATATAAGCCCAGAGCAGCTACACAGCTACAATGTGTTTAAACGCGGTTACGATGCACGTAAAAAAAGCGCCATTTTACTGATTTATACGCTTGATATTGAGGTAGATAACGAAGCACAACTGTTAGCCTCGTTTGAAAAAGATCAACACGTTAAAGTCTCTCCTGACACCAACTACAAATTTGTAGCACACACTAATAGCAGCATTAAAGAGCGCCCTGTGGTAATTGGCTTTGGCCCTTGTGGCTTATTTGCCGGTTTAGTGCTGGCACAAATGGGCTTTAAACCAATAATTTTAGAACGCGGCAAAGAAGTGCGTGAACGCACCAAAGACACCTTTGGCTTTTGGCGCAAAAAAGCCCTCAATACCGAATCAAACGTTCAGTTTGGTGAAGGTGGTGCAGGCACGTTCTCAGACGGTAAGCTCTACAGCCAAGTAAAAGATCCTAAACATTATGGTCGTAAAGTGATCACTGAATTTGTAGAGGCTGGTGCTCCTGAAGAAATTTTATACGTTAGTAAGCCGCACATTGGCACCTTTAAACTGGTGACCATGATTGAAAAAATGCGCGCCCGTATTATTGAACTCGGTGGCGAAATTCGTTTTAGCACACGCGTTGATGATATCCATTTAGACAACGGCCAAGTTACAGGGCTGACACTTTCTAATGGTGAACAGCTTAACACTCGCCATGTGGTATTAGCAGTTGGTCACAGTGCCCGTGATACATTTAAAATGATCCACGATAAAGGCATTTATGTTGAAGCAAAACCCTTTTCAGTGGGCTTTAGAATAGAACATAAACAATCAATGATTGATGAGTGCCGCTTTGGCGATAACGCGGGTAACCCTATTTTAGGCTCTGCAGATTACAAATTGGTACACCATTGTAATAATGGCCGAACTGTATACAGCTTTTGTATGTGCCCTGGCGGCACTGTAGTTGCCGCAACCTCTGAAGAAGGCCGTGTGGTTACCAACGGTATGAGTCAATATTCTCGTAGTGAGCGAAATGCGAACAGTGCCATTGTAGTGGGGATTTCGCCAGAAAAAGATTTCCCTGGACACCCTTTAGCTGGTATCGATTTACAGCGTAAGCTAGAAGAGCAAGCCTACGAACTTGGTGGTAAAAATTACGATGCCCCAGCTCAGCTGATTGGCGACTTTTTAAAAGGTAAATCATCAGCTAACTTAGGGGATGTACAGCCTTCGTATACGCCAGGCATAAAATTGACTGATTTGAGCAACGTATTACCTCCTTTTGCAATTGAAGCCCTGCGTGAAGCAATTCCTGCCTTTAATAAACAAATTCGTGGCTTTTCAACTAACGATGGTTTGCTCACGGGAGTAGAGACACGTACCTCTTCACCTATCAGTATCAAGCGCGATAAAACCTTCCAAAGCATTAATACTAAAGGGCTTTACCCTGCAGGTGAAGGTGCAGGTTATGCAGGCGGTATTTTATCAGCGGGTATTGATGGTATTAAAGCCGCTGAGGCGGTTGCGTTATCGATGTTAGAAAACGCTTAACTCTATTTAATCACCCTTTATCGAAAAACCTCACAACGTGAGGTTTTTTTGTGCTAAAAATAACCTATGTTTGCACAAAATAGATAATAACAATGAGTATAAAACGACTACTTTTAACCTTATGTGTGTGTACGATACCGAATTTACACGCAGCGGATAACAATACAGAGCTTAAAACCATTAGTGACATTCACAATGCCTATAAAAATAACACCACCACGGCTGAACAGCTTACCCGCACTTATATCAACAGAATAAACGCGCTCAATCCTAAATATAATGCGGTAATTAGTATTGAGCCCACTGCAATTGAACAAGCCAAACAACTCGATACTCTGTTTAAAGCCGGAAAATGGGCAGGCCCTTTACATGGTATTGCGGTATTACTAAAAGATAACATTGAAACAACAGGTACATTACCCACCACAGCGGGCTCATTAGCACTTAAAAATAACGTTACTAATAACGATGCCTTTGTGGTTAAACAATTACGCCAAGCAGGGGCGATTATTTTAGGCAAAGCGAACTTAAGTGAATGGGCTAATTTTCGCTCATCGTATTCATCATCTGGCTGGAGTGCCATTGGCGGACAAACCCATAACGCCCATGATGTAACTCGTAATCCGTGTGGTTCAAGTTCGGGCTCTGCTGTGGCGGTTGCTTTAAATTTTGCGCCTATTGCACTTGGCACAGAAACCGATGGTTCAATTACCTGCCCTGCTTCGGTTAATGGGGTGTACGCCATTAAACCCAGTATGGGGCAAGTTTCGCGCGCAGGCGTGATCCCCCTTTCTAGTAGCCAAGATTCGGTAGGCCCAATGGCGCATTCTTTGAAAGATGCACTCGCGGTATTATCAGTCATTCAAGGTGAAGACTCAGACGATGTATCGACACTCAACATAAATAGAACGCTTGATAGCATAGCGCCTAAGCCATCACTGAGGATAGGCGCGCTTCCAGCCAGTAAGTTTACTGTGGCAACACAAAAGCTTTACGCTAAGCAGTTACAAACATTAAAAGACGCAGGTCATACCGTTGTCAATGTTGCAGTAAAAGATGACTTAAGCACGCTTTACGTTGATGAATACGCCATCCTACTTTACGACTTTAAAGCCGAAATTAACCACTACTTAAGCAAAACACCAGCGCAGGTAACCGTAAAAAGTTTAGATGAGTTAATCGCATTTAATAGCGCAAATAAACAGCAGGAAATGCCCTACTTTGAGCAAGATATTTTACAACAAGCCAATGCGGTTGATTTGAGTGAAAAACAACAATATCAAAACACCAAAGCGCGATATCACGCACTTGCAAAGCGCGCTATCAGCAATTTATACCGCAATAATAAGCTCGATATTGTAATTGCCCCCACCGTTTCACCGGCGTGGAAAACCGATTTAATTAACGGCGATAACTTTAAAGGCAGTAGTAGTTCATTACCTGCCATTGCAGGGACGACCCATATTACTTTACCGGTTGGTAAAGTAAGCCACTTACCGGTTGGCTTATCAGTTATAGCTAATCAGAACGATGAAGCGGCTGCGTATGCGTACGCTGCAATTATCGATAATGTATTAGGCACAAAAAAACCTGAGTAAACTCAGGCTTTTTTTAATGGCTTAGCTGTCTTACTTTTTAAGTGACAGCTTTTCGCCTTTTAAGCTTTTACGTACATTAGAAATACGCGAACGGTTTTTCGCTCTCGCTTCACCGGTAGCTTGGCCTGATGGCTTATTAGCACGGGTACGGCGTAAATGCGCTGGCTTTTTACCAATTTTATCAATCAGTACTTCACGATTACTTACTTCGTAACCTTCTAAGTAAACACGTTTAATTTTTTGACCAATTAAGGTTTCAATTTCAAACAACATGTTTTCTTCTTCGCGGCTAACAAATGAAATTGCTTGTCCTTGGTTACCAGCACGGCCTGTACGGCCAATACGGTGAACATAATCTTCAGCAAGCCAAGGTAAATCAATATTAATAACGCGCGGTAAACCGTCAATATCGATACCACGGGCTGCCACTTCTGTTGCAACTAGCACGCGTACTTTGCCTTCTTTAAATTCACGCAACGCACGACGACGGTTACCTTGCGATTTATCGCCATGACATACTGCCGCTGGGATACCGTCAAGGTTAAGTTCAGTCACTAACTCATCTGCGGTTTCTTTCATGTTTACAAACACTAGCACTTGCTGCCAGTTTTTCTTACCAATCAGCTCAGAAAGCAACTCTTGCTTACGGCGCTCTTCTACTGGGTAAACCACGTGTTGTACTGTACTTGCAGTGCTGTTAGTTTGATCAACACGAACAATTTCAGGCTGCTTTAACACTTTAGAGGCAAACTGTTTAATTGCTGCTGGGAAAGTAGCTGAAAACAATAAAATTTGACGCTCATCTGCACAGCTTTTTATTACGCTTTGCATGTCATTAATAAAGCCCATATCAAGCATACGATCAGCTTCATCAAGGACTAAATGTTTTACTTGAGCAAGGCTTAAGTTACCTAAACGAATATGATCAAGTAAACGTCCAGGTGTTGCTACGACAACATCCACACCTTCTTTAAGTGCAATTTCTTGTCCTGCGGTATTAACACCACCAAATAAGCTCACTACTTTTAACTGAGTGTACTTAGCAAAGTCTTTAAAGTTATTCGCAATTTGCTCTGCAAGCTCACGCGTAGGCGCAAGGACTAAGGCGCTTGGCGCATTCGTAGTACTGCAATCTGACTCAAATAACTTTTGAATAATAGGGAGTGCAAAGGCAGCGGTTTTACCTGTACCGGTTTGTGCACTTGCTAAAACGTCTTTACCTTTACGAACAGCCGGAATAGCTGCGCGCTGAATGGGCGTAAGGGTGTGGTAATTAAGTTCGTCTAACGCCTGAATTAGTTCAGGGGCAAAACTAAAAGATTTAAAATTCATTGCTGTATAACCTGCGGCCACATTATCAAGGGTCGCAAATTATACAGCAAATTCACTTAAACAGTTAGTTTTAAACACCAGAAACCGCTAATTTATAAAATGCAGGATAATTAGCGATTATCAGCTGTTGTTTAAGTTAGCTAAATGGTATTAACTCGCAAGATTTATTCCCGTTAATTCGCGATTTTATTGCACTTTTATAAATTTTACACCGTTATTTTACATTGTGTTACATAACTATTTGCATTTAAATAACCAAAACAGGTAAACTTCTTCGCCCGTTTTGTGGGGTGTATATAAATTAAAGGAAATTAATAATGATAAAAAGATGTTTAACTGCTGCGGTATTAGTAAGCGCGTTCGTTTCAATGCCGTCACAAGCAAAAAGTGGCATCAACCCATGGCAACAATGTGGTATTGGTGCAATGGTTTTCCCAGACAATGGCGTTGCGGCAGCAATTTCTAATATTATTTGGGATTTAGGAACAACCGCTGTATCGTCTAACATTTCTTCAGTAGAGAGCTGTGAAGGCGCTAACGTAAAAACAGCGCAGTTTATTCAACAAACTTTTCCTGTATTAGAACAAGAAATAGCACAGGGTGAAGGCGAGTATATCTCTGCAATGCTTAACGTACGTGGTTGTGATGTAACTGCTCATCAGCAAATTATCACTTCGGTACGCAGCGATTACGCAAACGCACCAATAGACAATGCTCAAGCATTTTATGAATTAGTTGAAGGTAAAATTACCACTAACTTTTCATCTCAATGCGCTGCAATCTAATAATTAAAGGGCTTAACAGCCCTTTTTTTTGGTTAAACAATGAAACCTCTATTTTATTTAATTAGCTTTTTTTTATTCACCTCTTTCTCAAGTTCTGCCTCGCAATCTGTCGCTGTTTTAGCTAAGCATCCAATATGGTTGAAATTAGGGCATTACAAAAATCAACCAACTACTATTAGTTATATTACTAACGCATCCTTTTTTATTGCAGATAACGGACGTAATGATCCCGTTGCCGAGTTAAAAGCAACAATCCACGCTTTTGATAGCCAACCCTTAATGCAATGTCGCTACCCTGCCCGTTATCAATGGCTCAAAGAGCAAGGTTTAACCTTTTCAATGCCTAAAGCAGAGTGCCCAAAATTACAGCAATGGCGAGAGCAACAAGCCATTCACTCTGTTAGTTTAGTATTTGCCTCTGGTTATATGAGTAATCCAGCGTCGTTATATGGTCATTTATTACTTAAACTTAATCGCTCAACCGAATCAAAAAACAAATTATTAGATTACAGCATAAACTATGGCGCACATGTTCCTGACAATGAAAACGGCTTAGTTTATATTCTTAAAGGCTTATTTGGTGGTTATAAAGCTGGTTTTTCAGATCAACTATTTTACCGCCACCAGCATAATTACGGCGAAATAGAGTTAAGAGACTTATGGGAATATACCCTAAATCTAAACGAGCGCGATGTGGCTTTTATTGCTAATCATTTATGGGAAATTTTAGGCACTGAATTTGATTATTACTTTGCCGATGAAAACTGCGCGTTTCATCTCGCACAAATTATTGAGTTGATCATTGGCGATCAACTAACTAGCGAAAGCTCTCCTTGGGTAATACCTGCCACTATTTTTTCAAGGTTAAACTCGGCCACTTACCAAGAGCAACCAGCGGTTAAAAACATCACATTTACTCCCTCGCGCGACACTGTATTTTCAAAATATGTGCAATCTTTAAGTGAAAAAGAGCTCAGCTTTGCTAAACAAATCTTTGCCGAATCAGCAGTACTTAAAAACGAATCGTTTTTAGCTTTGCCAGTGCAGTCTCAAAAAGCCATTATTGGCGCTTTATTTGAACTTGTACAAGTGAAACAAATTCAAAAGCAAACTCCTGTAAAAATAAGTGAGTTAAAAAATGCGCTAATCAAAGCGCGCTTAAAGCTACCAATGGGCGAAAACAAAGTTAAATTTCAATTTACCCAGCAGCCACCAC is part of the Pseudoalteromonas sp. DL-6 genome and encodes:
- a CDS encoding carbohydrate binding family 9 domain-containing protein — translated: MQYFIPTKIIKWLLLFSFSLVLTLSPNALADKLNYQLAHINKNIDVDGVLNEPHWQQATRVAVNYQDEPNEKGTPPVKTDAYIYDDGHNLYVAFVAYDPEPSKIRAALRDRDTLWQDDNVGLVIDTFNDERTGYEFYVNPLGAQGDIRMTDTDEWVSDLSWDAIWDSAGTINEQGYVVEMRIPFKALRFAQNQADSTWGFSMMRNYQRDVLYQLSSTGFDRDIKCSLCQFDKITGFNNLAPSKNLQLTPTLTALRNDQKTQVPGAWDNGDVDTEIGLDLRWGITKDAVINATINPDFSQVETDSLELDVNTTYSIYYAEKRPFFLDGASYFKSNLFELLYTRTIAEPNIGAKLTGKTDSHSYAVMFADDDNSNVLLPSNQGSGFASLNDKTKAAVARYQYDIGQQGTIGVTSTHRESSDYHNTVLSVDGSYWFNQSDTLNYQVANADTNNSKFLVDNYNLAESQSDMAYALKLTRDKRDYKLYATYDNIGEDYRTDLGYQEKVDYEKVGFGGGQTWYGDEHDMLTTWSYTADWDKTWAQNGDLLEEEYEGYMTFQGQKQSVFELGLLNRYENYNGNFYNQNIGYLYTAFRPTKDLRLSLYAEYASRIDYTNEQLGDVLTTQSQAVWDINNHWQVDVRHNYSHLDDYQGRRVFTANLVDFRLYYKFSMRAMLKLILQFEDIDRNEDAYFYQVSEINKDYGSQLVYSYKINAQTLFYLGYSDKGYQDDSLKSIERDQRTFFTKVSYAWQL
- a CDS encoding DUF4105 domain-containing protein is translated as MKPLFYLISFFLFTSFSSSASQSVAVLAKHPIWLKLGHYKNQPTTISYITNASFFIADNGRNDPVAELKATIHAFDSQPLMQCRYPARYQWLKEQGLTFSMPKAECPKLQQWREQQAIHSVSLVFASGYMSNPASLYGHLLLKLNRSTESKNKLLDYSINYGAHVPDNENGLVYILKGLFGGYKAGFSDQLFYRHQHNYGEIELRDLWEYTLNLNERDVAFIANHLWEILGTEFDYYFADENCAFHLAQIIELIIGDQLTSESSPWVIPATIFSRLNSATYQEQPAVKNITFTPSRDTVFSKYVQSLSEKELSFAKQIFAESAVLKNESFLALPVQSQKAIIGALFELVQVKQIQKQTPVKISELKNALIKARLKLPMGENKVKFQFTQQPPHKGQKPSNSSISAMHTAEQTQYTMGFRLSYFDTLASDIARIPFSNLEMLDTELMFTNGETYINKIHLLDLESFNPNQFSWANESKWSWKINVGFDRQPALCRTCKRSFVMGGAGQAWQFSNNTLAYSLVNGYLGDLAKNSQFYDSSVEVGIITGTDSGIKLRASYEKSFLNAKNPAQTKLELAVPINQDIDIRLAVTHANSAMWQLKLNYYWQ
- a CDS encoding TorF family putative porin, which gives rise to MNNKLKHLFIALPLTVLSTTAAANWSTTITAASDYTFNGVTQTDNDPALQASLDYAYDNGVYAGVWASNVDFGDDTDFELDAYVGRYIQLNQQVSLDYGIAYYTYQGNNSDGNYAEAYTKFGYAGDYGQTELNFWYSWDYFGYDTGHVISMIAHTYELAPNHAIRASFDISNSLDGNKFQWDEAKGDKSYHHYRLAYQTSYEGFGIEVAAENTSLDYDYADERIVLAISRTFDL
- a CDS encoding DEAD/DEAH box helicase, whose translation is MNFKSFSFAPELIQALDELNYHTLTPIQRAAIPAVRKGKDVLASAQTGTGKTAAFALPIIQKLFESDCSTTNAPSALVLAPTRELAEQIANNFKDFAKYTQLKVVSLFGGVNTAGQEIALKEGVDVVVATPGRLLDHIRLGNLSLAQVKHLVLDEADRMLDMGFINDMQSVIKSCADERQILLFSATFPAAIKQFASKVLKQPEIVRVDQTNSTASTVQHVVYPVEERRKQELLSELIGKKNWQQVLVFVNMKETADELVTELNLDGIPAAVCHGDKSQGNRRRALREFKEGKVRVLVATEVAARGIDIDGLPRVINIDLPWLAEDYVHRIGRTGRAGNQGQAISFVSREEENMLFEIETLIGQKIKRVYLEGYEVSNREVLIDKIGKKPAHLRRTRANKPSGQATGEARAKNRSRISNVRKSLKGEKLSLKK
- a CDS encoding BCCT family transporter; translated protein: MTIWLNAGIIFTLLAIVAILVKWGNVRVVGVTPVRTFTFIAILFTSGLDVGLIMFPLTEFAGYADIKASPEYAFANPLSIEFGYWGFLIWGFYFLTCFYFCVIEPKVKFFEIPWVKFLNNVVIIGTCAFTAYLLLSNLPWYLPELGDGSSVIPTFYLIVLAAICFAVYSSTDIKYVRFLSIATTWLFIALIGFMWADAFLFGDSELSAFTKNIGLIGNYFANINEFVLPLNDYHEFYLFWWFAWSIMIGQFTSRFVGGLKTYQVLGAMLIFPSIPIAIWFSVLYHYHEAGIPTAGIKNFAMVFVGIVFVINSLDSLIRLYTDNLNLTVKRLGKFKYIAMNVIALSLLTLLFKLEFLQIQWVGALVIGLFFICIGFIAYSKLKTVSNIEGSPKANKIDYTKIETIS
- a CDS encoding amidase family protein yields the protein MSIKRLLLTLCVCTIPNLHAADNNTELKTISDIHNAYKNNTTTAEQLTRTYINRINALNPKYNAVISIEPTAIEQAKQLDTLFKAGKWAGPLHGIAVLLKDNIETTGTLPTTAGSLALKNNVTNNDAFVVKQLRQAGAIILGKANLSEWANFRSSYSSSGWSAIGGQTHNAHDVTRNPCGSSSGSAVAVALNFAPIALGTETDGSITCPASVNGVYAIKPSMGQVSRAGVIPLSSSQDSVGPMAHSLKDALAVLSVIQGEDSDDVSTLNINRTLDSIAPKPSLRIGALPASKFTVATQKLYAKQLQTLKDAGHTVVNVAVKDDLSTLYVDEYAILLYDFKAEINHYLSKTPAQVTVKSLDELIAFNSANKQQEMPYFEQDILQQANAVDLSEKQQYQNTKARYHALAKRAISNLYRNNKLDIVIAPTVSPAWKTDLINGDNFKGSSSSLPAIAGTTHITLPVGKVSHLPVGLSVIANQNDEAAAYAYAAIIDNVLGTKKPE
- a CDS encoding DUF3015 family protein, which translates into the protein MIKRCLTAAVLVSAFVSMPSQAKSGINPWQQCGIGAMVFPDNGVAAAISNIIWDLGTTAVSSNISSVESCEGANVKTAQFIQQTFPVLEQEIAQGEGEYISAMLNVRGCDVTAHQQIITSVRSDYANAPIDNAQAFYELVEGKITTNFSSQCAAI
- a CDS encoding NAD(P)/FAD-dependent oxidoreductase, whose product is MIRLTEIKLPLDHDENAIGQAIINKLNISPEQLHSYNVFKRGYDARKKSAILLIYTLDIEVDNEAQLLASFEKDQHVKVSPDTNYKFVAHTNSSIKERPVVIGFGPCGLFAGLVLAQMGFKPIILERGKEVRERTKDTFGFWRKKALNTESNVQFGEGGAGTFSDGKLYSQVKDPKHYGRKVITEFVEAGAPEEILYVSKPHIGTFKLVTMIEKMRARIIELGGEIRFSTRVDDIHLDNGQVTGLTLSNGEQLNTRHVVLAVGHSARDTFKMIHDKGIYVEAKPFSVGFRIEHKQSMIDECRFGDNAGNPILGSADYKLVHHCNNGRTVYSFCMCPGGTVVAATSEEGRVVTNGMSQYSRSERNANSAIVVGISPEKDFPGHPLAGIDLQRKLEEQAYELGGKNYDAPAQLIGDFLKGKSSANLGDVQPSYTPGIKLTDLSNVLPPFAIEALREAIPAFNKQIRGFSTNDGLLTGVETRTSSPISIKRDKTFQSINTKGLYPAGEGAGYAGGILSAGIDGIKAAEAVALSMLENA
- the fdxA gene encoding ferredoxin FdxA produces the protein MAFVVTENCIKCKYTDCVSVCPADAFFEGPNFLAISPIDCIDCGLCVPECAADAIYQEDELPESQKEFTQLNAELAEIWPRITQVKPAPEDADSWNGVANKLKLLDT